A genomic region of Chelonia mydas isolate rCheMyd1 chromosome 9, rCheMyd1.pri.v2, whole genome shotgun sequence contains the following coding sequences:
- the GDPD2 gene encoding glycerophosphoinositol inositolphosphodiesterase GDPD2 isoform X1: MAKSPGCRCPGCAIGLLGLYSCRWAKNQRKGLRTTKCDCGWLFFLFCACLFTLVWLYHALIILNDFHNLNEFLFRQTQWWVDWSMPLLGVTVLLVTYSALLLVLALCLQLCGQPLKLHCVHKCLLILTTLVVAAAFVALDVKWAEQWQSARISLQATGPFLHIGAVAGMTLLAWPVADCSSRTRCAAPKVLLLLVYFGVTAALYLAPLMISSPCLMEESQLPPKPALAGHRGAPMLAPENTLMSFRKSVGCDVRVFETDVLVSADGIPFLMHDETLTRTTNVREVFPARATMNGTAFNWTDLQQLDAGSWFLEKKPFHSVQGLSSEEKGQARTQKIPTLQQVLQEAKQHNVSIMFDLRPENHTDYQSFVNVTVETILQSGILPQLVLWLPDGFREQVRRQAPGFQQIYGLKSSWNETESPLRVNLPYQDISTEEIGRYRQANVSVNLYVVNEPWLFSVLWCAGVGSVTTNACQVLKEMKRPLWLLPRSTYLMVWIVTDCVSFLLILSAFLLLQKCYRRKEPAGSKTDVLLTKINSLMQE; this comes from the exons ATGGCGAAGAGCCCCGGCTGCCGCTGCCCCGGCTGTGCCATCGGCCTGCTCGGCCTGTACAGCTGCCGCTGGGCCAAGAACCAGAGGAAAGGCCTGAGAACCACCAAG TGTGACTGTGGCTGGTTGTTCTTCCTCTTCTGCGCCTGCCTCTTCACGCTTGTCTGGCTGTACCATGCCCTCATCATCCTCAATGACTTCCACAACCTCAACGA GTTCCTCTTCAGACAGACGCAGTGGTGGGTAGACTGGTCCATGCCCCTGCTCGGAGTCACAGTGCTGCTGGTCACGTATTCGGCCCTGCTGCTG GTTCTTGCTCTGTGCCTGCAGCTCTGTGGCCAGCCCTTGAAGTTACATTGTGTGCACAAG TGCCTGCTGATCCTCACCACCCTGGTCGTGGCCGCAGCCTTCGTCGCGCTCGATGTGAAGTGGGCTGAGCAGTGGCAGAGCGCGCGCATCTCTCTGCAG GCGACGGGCCCCTTCCTGCACATCGGAGCCGTGGCCGGCATGACACTGCTCGCCTGGCCTGTGGCTGACTGCTCCTCTCGTACTCGCTGTGCAG CCCCCAAGGTGCTGCTTCTGCTGGTGTATTTTGGTGTGACAGCTGCACTGTACCTGGCTCCCCTGAtgatctcctccccctgcctcatgGAGGAGAGCCAGCTGCCCCCCAAACCAGCGCTGGCTGGGCACCGCGGGGCCCCCATG CTGGCTCCAGAGAACACCCTGATGTCGTTCCGGAAGTCAGTGGGCTGTGACGTGCGTGTGTTTGAGACCGATGTCCTGGTGAG TGCTGATGGGATCCCCTTCCTCATGCATGACGAGACGCTCACTCGGACCACCAACGTGCGAGAGGTGTTCCCTGCCCGGGCCACCATGAACGGCACGGCCTTTAACTGGACTGATCTCCAGCAGCTTGACGCCGGCAGCTGGTTCCTGGAG AAGAAGCCGTTCCACTCGGTGCAGGGCCTCTCCAGCGAGGAGAAAGGCCAGGCGAGGACACAGAAGATTCCGACCCTGCAGCAGGTGCTGCAGGAGGCCAAGCAGCACAACGTCTCCATCATGTTCGACCTGCGGCCCGAGAACCACACGGACTACCAGAGCTTTGTTAACGTCACCGTGGAGACCATCCTCCAATCGGGCATCCTGCCGCAGCTG GTTCTCTGGCTGCCTGACGGGTTCAGGGAGCAGGTCAGACGGCAGGCACCAGGCTTTCAGCAAATCTACGGTCTGAAGAGCAGCTGGAATGAAACAGAGTCTCCGCTGCGTGTGAACCTGCCGTACCAGGACATCAGCACGGAGGAGATTGG ccgGTATCGCCAGGCCAACGTCTCCGTCAATCTGTATGTGGTCAATGAGCCCTGGCTCTTCTCCGTGCTGTGGTGCGCAGGGGTCGGCTCCGTCACCACCAACGCTTGCCAGGTGCTCAAGGAGATGAAGCGCCCCCTCTGGCTGCTC CCCCGCAGCACCTACCTGATGGTCTGGATTGTGACAGACTGCGTCTCCTTCCTCCTGATCCTCTCTGCCTTCCTCCTGCTGCA
- the GDPD2 gene encoding glycerophosphoinositol inositolphosphodiesterase GDPD2 isoform X2: MAKSPGCRCPGCAIGLLGLYSCRWAKNQRKGLRTTKCDCGWLFFLFCACLFTLVWLYHALIILNDFHNLNEFLFRQTQWWVDWSMPLLGVTVLLVTYSALLLVLALCLQLCGQPLKLHCVHKCLLILTTLVVAAAFVALDVKWAEQWQSARISLQATGPFLHIGAVAGMTLLAWPVADCSSRTRCAAPKVLLLLVYFGVTAALYLAPLMISSPCLMEESQLPPKPALAGHRGAPMLAPENTLMSFRKSVGCDVRVFETDVLVSADGIPFLMHDETLTRTTNVREVFPARATMNGTAFNWTDLQQLDAGSWFLEKPFHSVQGLSSEEKGQARTQKIPTLQQVLQEAKQHNVSIMFDLRPENHTDYQSFVNVTVETILQSGILPQLVLWLPDGFREQVRRQAPGFQQIYGLKSSWNETESPLRVNLPYQDISTEEIGRYRQANVSVNLYVVNEPWLFSVLWCAGVGSVTTNACQVLKEMKRPLWLLPRSTYLMVWIVTDCVSFLLILSAFLLLQKCYRRKEPAGSKTDVLLTKINSLMQE; this comes from the exons ATGGCGAAGAGCCCCGGCTGCCGCTGCCCCGGCTGTGCCATCGGCCTGCTCGGCCTGTACAGCTGCCGCTGGGCCAAGAACCAGAGGAAAGGCCTGAGAACCACCAAG TGTGACTGTGGCTGGTTGTTCTTCCTCTTCTGCGCCTGCCTCTTCACGCTTGTCTGGCTGTACCATGCCCTCATCATCCTCAATGACTTCCACAACCTCAACGA GTTCCTCTTCAGACAGACGCAGTGGTGGGTAGACTGGTCCATGCCCCTGCTCGGAGTCACAGTGCTGCTGGTCACGTATTCGGCCCTGCTGCTG GTTCTTGCTCTGTGCCTGCAGCTCTGTGGCCAGCCCTTGAAGTTACATTGTGTGCACAAG TGCCTGCTGATCCTCACCACCCTGGTCGTGGCCGCAGCCTTCGTCGCGCTCGATGTGAAGTGGGCTGAGCAGTGGCAGAGCGCGCGCATCTCTCTGCAG GCGACGGGCCCCTTCCTGCACATCGGAGCCGTGGCCGGCATGACACTGCTCGCCTGGCCTGTGGCTGACTGCTCCTCTCGTACTCGCTGTGCAG CCCCCAAGGTGCTGCTTCTGCTGGTGTATTTTGGTGTGACAGCTGCACTGTACCTGGCTCCCCTGAtgatctcctccccctgcctcatgGAGGAGAGCCAGCTGCCCCCCAAACCAGCGCTGGCTGGGCACCGCGGGGCCCCCATG CTGGCTCCAGAGAACACCCTGATGTCGTTCCGGAAGTCAGTGGGCTGTGACGTGCGTGTGTTTGAGACCGATGTCCTGGTGAG TGCTGATGGGATCCCCTTCCTCATGCATGACGAGACGCTCACTCGGACCACCAACGTGCGAGAGGTGTTCCCTGCCCGGGCCACCATGAACGGCACGGCCTTTAACTGGACTGATCTCCAGCAGCTTGACGCCGGCAGCTGGTTCCTGGAG AAGCCGTTCCACTCGGTGCAGGGCCTCTCCAGCGAGGAGAAAGGCCAGGCGAGGACACAGAAGATTCCGACCCTGCAGCAGGTGCTGCAGGAGGCCAAGCAGCACAACGTCTCCATCATGTTCGACCTGCGGCCCGAGAACCACACGGACTACCAGAGCTTTGTTAACGTCACCGTGGAGACCATCCTCCAATCGGGCATCCTGCCGCAGCTG GTTCTCTGGCTGCCTGACGGGTTCAGGGAGCAGGTCAGACGGCAGGCACCAGGCTTTCAGCAAATCTACGGTCTGAAGAGCAGCTGGAATGAAACAGAGTCTCCGCTGCGTGTGAACCTGCCGTACCAGGACATCAGCACGGAGGAGATTGG ccgGTATCGCCAGGCCAACGTCTCCGTCAATCTGTATGTGGTCAATGAGCCCTGGCTCTTCTCCGTGCTGTGGTGCGCAGGGGTCGGCTCCGTCACCACCAACGCTTGCCAGGTGCTCAAGGAGATGAAGCGCCCCCTCTGGCTGCTC CCCCGCAGCACCTACCTGATGGTCTGGATTGTGACAGACTGCGTCTCCTTCCTCCTGATCCTCTCTGCCTTCCTCCTGCTGCA